One Paenibacillus sp. FSL W8-0186 genomic window carries:
- a CDS encoding carbohydrate ABC transporter permease: MLSIRKIRSSIFWAILIGYGIVTIYPFFWLIISAFKTNEDFYSRPFGLPMNWQWENFTRAWESAKLGTAFMNSLIVSLGSLAVTLFIAALASFVLARFQFRMKGMIMAFFVVGMLIPIHSTLVPLFILMKQIKLLNTYWALILPYTAFALPTAIFVLSAYLMSIPKDIEEASFIDGTGVWGLFLKVILPMSLPALSTVTILSFLHSWNDFSFALVFISKTSLKTLPLGIANFADGYQTDYGLTLAGMTISVIPTVIMYLIFQEQVMKGMTAGAVKG, encoded by the coding sequence ATGCTTAGTATAAGAAAAATAAGATCGTCAATTTTTTGGGCAATTTTGATTGGTTATGGTATCGTTACGATATATCCTTTCTTTTGGCTGATTATTAGCGCATTCAAGACGAATGAAGACTTTTACAGCCGCCCGTTCGGCCTGCCGATGAATTGGCAGTGGGAGAATTTCACCCGGGCCTGGGAGAGCGCCAAATTAGGCACGGCATTCATGAACTCGCTAATCGTATCGCTGGGTTCGCTGGCCGTTACATTGTTCATTGCAGCGCTGGCCTCCTTCGTATTGGCCCGGTTTCAATTTCGCATGAAAGGCATGATTATGGCCTTCTTTGTGGTCGGCATGCTGATTCCGATTCATAGCACGCTGGTTCCGCTATTTATTCTAATGAAGCAAATCAAATTGCTGAATACGTATTGGGCGCTGATTTTGCCATACACGGCATTTGCGCTGCCGACGGCGATCTTTGTGCTGTCTGCTTACTTGATGTCGATACCGAAAGATATTGAGGAGGCTTCTTTCATAGACGGGACCGGGGTATGGGGACTGTTCCTTAAAGTCATTCTGCCGATGTCATTACCGGCTCTGTCCACGGTTACTATATTGAGCTTCCTGCATTCGTGGAATGATTTTTCTTTTGCTCTCGTGTTCATTAGCAAGACGAGTCTGAAAACTCTCCCGCTAGGCATCGCGAATTTTGCCGACGGCTATCAGACCGACTACGGGCTGACGCTGGCGGGAATGACCATATCGGTAATTCCAACGGTGATCATGTATTTGATTTTCCAGGAGCAAGTTATGAAAGGTATGACGGCGGGAGCTGTCAAAGGATAG
- a CDS encoding sensor histidine kinase — MMMLVSILIPLLFLGSFAFITSSRVTEEKTKLSGIETLRQMDGNLRFIIQDVENISLFLISQGDVQQYLSSASEDEKVRSRIVGMMMNLASSKKYITDISIVSRKFPTAMSTATLYDSSLPQQVDIRKVTDKMWTGVYQVKDYSGLKNVITFIRPLRSTHHYGDLGWLAISIDEKAISQYWSQPKLGEGRGQVALVNEEGLILSATEKDWLAKPLEELYPGLTREFSANLYGSMTYGQGANKQTMLHFREPSVGWMLIGMIPYDQYSAQNRYILLLTIAAVALAAMISVGLILFVAQRVTNPLRLLTRLLAKIDPDAPLPLFPTNSSDEIGKLGESYNMLGRHIEKLKAELIRNEARKKEADILALQAQINPHFLYNTLSSVHWIALMADEKRIADMVEALSDFLRISLNQGKEFYPVRQEIAHIQNYAQVQAIRFPDKFNIDFIIDENLQDKYMLKLLLQPLVENALIHGIQKKEGAGTITVYLEQKGGMMCFLVLDDGIGMTEERLAAVRANLLPNANREQKELHGSTSVSYGLRNVNERLILHYGLDAGIEIESRLHAGTRVSFSIPILEERDENHDS, encoded by the coding sequence ATGATGATGTTGGTTTCCATCCTGATCCCTTTGCTGTTTTTAGGTTCTTTTGCGTTTATTACCTCATCCCGTGTTACGGAGGAGAAGACGAAGCTGTCAGGCATCGAAACCTTAAGGCAGATGGACGGGAATCTCAGATTCATTATTCAGGACGTGGAGAATATATCGCTATTCCTGATCAGCCAAGGCGATGTGCAGCAATACTTGAGCTCGGCAAGCGAGGATGAGAAGGTGAGGTCGCGCATCGTGGGGATGATGATGAACCTGGCCAGCTCCAAAAAATATATCACCGATATTTCGATTGTATCGCGGAAATTTCCAACCGCGATGTCGACGGCGACGTTATATGATTCCAGCCTGCCGCAGCAGGTCGATATTCGGAAGGTAACGGATAAGATGTGGACGGGCGTGTACCAAGTCAAAGACTATTCGGGCCTCAAAAATGTCATCACGTTTATCCGTCCGCTGCGCAGCACCCATCACTATGGCGATCTCGGCTGGCTGGCGATCAGCATCGACGAGAAGGCGATATCCCAATATTGGTCGCAGCCCAAGCTGGGCGAAGGACGGGGGCAGGTCGCGCTCGTCAATGAAGAGGGGCTTATTTTGTCGGCGACCGAGAAGGATTGGCTGGCGAAGCCGCTTGAGGAGCTGTATCCTGGCTTGACTCGCGAATTCAGCGCGAACCTGTACGGGAGTATGACGTATGGCCAAGGGGCAAACAAGCAGACGATGCTGCATTTTCGCGAGCCAAGCGTCGGCTGGATGCTGATCGGTATGATTCCGTATGACCAGTACAGCGCGCAGAACCGCTACATTTTGCTGCTGACGATTGCAGCTGTAGCACTTGCGGCTATGATCAGCGTCGGGCTAATCCTGTTTGTCGCGCAGCGCGTGACGAACCCGCTGCGGCTATTGACCCGTTTGCTGGCCAAGATCGATCCGGATGCCCCGCTTCCGCTGTTTCCGACGAATTCGAGCGACGAAATTGGCAAGCTCGGAGAGAGCTATAACATGCTCGGCAGGCATATCGAGAAGCTGAAGGCGGAGCTGATCCGCAACGAGGCAAGGAAGAAGGAGGCGGATATCCTGGCGCTGCAGGCCCAGATTAATCCCCATTTCCTCTACAATACCTTATCCTCGGTACACTGGATTGCACTCATGGCCGATGAGAAACGCATCGCGGATATGGTGGAGGCGCTAAGCGACTTTTTACGGATCAGCCTTAACCAAGGCAAAGAATTTTATCCTGTGCGGCAGGAAATTGCTCATATTCAGAACTACGCCCAGGTGCAGGCAATCCGCTTCCCTGACAAATTCAATATCGATTTCATCATCGATGAAAATTTACAGGATAAATATATGCTTAAACTGCTGCTGCAGCCTCTGGTGGAGAACGCATTGATACATGGCATCCAGAAAAAAGAGGGGGCCGGCACGATCACCGTTTATCTGGAGCAAAAGGGCGGAATGATGTGCTTCCTGGTGCTGGATGACGGCATCGGCATGACCGAAGAGCGACTTGCTGCCGTAAGGGCCAATCTGCTGCCGAATGCGAATCGAGAGCAGAAGGAGCTGCATGGTTCTACGTCTGTAAGCTACGGACTTCGCAACGTGAATGAACGGCTGATTCTGCATTACGGTCTGGATGCGGGGATTGAGATCGAGAGCAGGCTGCATGCCGGAACAAGGGTATCCTTTTCTATTCCGATTCTGGAGGAACGCGATGAGAATCATGATAGTTGA